A section of the Deltaproteobacteria bacterium genome encodes:
- a CDS encoding cytochrome C, producing the protein MAKDRIYVWPYLVRAEFIATLATLVILMLWSLVVDAPLEEPANPSKTPNPSKAPWYFLGLQEMLVYFDPWLAGVIFPGFIIAGLMVLPYVDVNPKGNGYYCYEERKFAINTFLFGYVVLWIALIIIGVFLRGPGWNFFLPWEPWDSHKVVALTNVNLVDLGFIKSISPHIKVMGVDLVGALFLAAFYATGVAYWQLYKDKSPTLQKMGVARYGVTAFFFLTMMLLPLKMVMRWTLHVKYIWVTPWFNV; encoded by the coding sequence ATGGCCAAGGACCGCATCTATGTGTGGCCCTATCTGGTCCGGGCGGAGTTCATCGCGACGCTGGCAACGCTGGTCATCCTGATGCTGTGGTCGCTGGTGGTGGATGCGCCGCTGGAAGAGCCTGCCAACCCCAGCAAGACGCCGAATCCGTCGAAAGCGCCCTGGTATTTCCTCGGCCTGCAGGAGATGCTCGTCTACTTCGATCCGTGGCTTGCGGGCGTGATCTTCCCCGGTTTCATCATCGCCGGGCTGATGGTGCTTCCGTACGTCGATGTGAACCCGAAGGGTAACGGTTACTACTGTTACGAGGAACGGAAGTTCGCCATCAACACCTTCCTGTTCGGATACGTGGTGCTGTGGATCGCGCTCATCATCATCGGCGTGTTCCTCCGGGGCCCCGGCTGGAACTTCTTCCTGCCATGGGAGCCGTGGGATTCGCACAAGGTCGTGGCACTGACGAACGTGAACCTGGTGGATCTCGGATTCATCAAGAGTATCTCGCCTCACATCAAGGTAATGGGGGTTGATCTCGTTGGCGCCCTGTTCCTCGCGGCCTTCTATGCGACCGGTGTGGCGTACTGGCAGCTTTACAAGGACAAGTCGCCCACGCTGCAGAAGATGGGGGTCGCGAGGTACGGCGTAACCGCCTTCTTCTTCCTGACGATGATGCTGCTGCCGCTCAAGATGGTGATGCGGTGGACGCTGCATGTGAAATACATCTGGGTGACACCCTGGTTCAACGTCTGA
- a CDS encoding response regulator has translation MAIVTKTSDPNELLGMIEDGSILEIVEPVCQTKAKVEVAIWDDERVAKFYFDGGRMVHAVSGTRKGRDVAYNLIQFRRGVFKFRRDVTAPEQTVDIPYDAFFDQFQIGMAELFSQIAVALDDRPVAAELRSHKGALIARWSNSLALGSRLGKLEHFSHEQVRKLIDAIGSDRPDTFRPLEGVLEYLRRLQSFKAVVRIIYTDVEQTPRLRQWIDDNLEGAVSRAFSDALRKADRFVTARKPLILHIDDDSNIHMLVKFALANVDAEIITARDGQEGFRRALKDSPDLIILDLAMPGMNGFEACEKLKEHEKTKGTKILVLSGSDTEVNREIVLGNLKADAFLAKPFDRRQLVMTVLSLGRFEMKKR, from the coding sequence ATGGCCATTGTCACCAAGACGTCAGACCCAAACGAACTCCTCGGCATGATCGAGGATGGCTCGATTCTCGAAATCGTGGAACCGGTCTGCCAGACCAAGGCCAAGGTCGAGGTCGCCATCTGGGATGACGAGCGGGTGGCCAAGTTCTACTTCGACGGCGGCCGGATGGTTCACGCCGTCAGCGGAACCCGCAAGGGCCGCGACGTGGCCTACAACCTGATCCAGTTCCGCCGGGGCGTATTCAAGTTCCGCCGGGACGTGACGGCACCGGAACAGACGGTCGATATCCCCTATGACGCCTTTTTCGACCAGTTCCAGATCGGCATGGCCGAACTGTTCAGCCAGATTGCCGTTGCCCTGGATGACCGCCCCGTGGCCGCCGAACTCCGTTCCCACAAGGGAGCCCTGATTGCGCGGTGGTCGAACTCCCTCGCCCTGGGGTCAAGGCTCGGCAAGCTTGAGCATTTCTCTCACGAGCAGGTCCGCAAGCTCATCGACGCTATCGGCTCCGACCGGCCCGACACCTTCCGCCCGCTGGAGGGGGTTCTCGAGTACCTGCGCCGTCTCCAGAGCTTCAAGGCAGTGGTCCGGATCATCTACACAGATGTCGAGCAGACACCCCGGCTCCGCCAGTGGATCGACGACAACCTGGAAGGGGCCGTCTCCCGCGCCTTCAGCGACGCGCTCCGGAAGGCCGACCGGTTCGTCACGGCGCGCAAGCCCCTTATTCTTCATATTGACGACGACTCGAACATCCACATGCTGGTCAAGTTTGCCCTCGCCAACGTGGATGCGGAAATCATCACGGCACGCGACGGCCAGGAAGGTTTCCGCCGGGCGCTCAAGGATTCGCCCGACCTCATCATCCTGGACCTCGCCATGCCGGGGATGAACGGCTTCGAGGCGTGCGAAAAGCTGAAGGAGCACGAGAAAACGAAGGGCACGAAGATACTGGTCCTGAGCGGTTCCGACACGGAGGTAAACCGCGAAATCGTCCTCGGAAACCTCAAGGCCGATGCATTTCTCGCCAAGCCGTTCGACCGGCGCCAGCTGGTGATGACCGTGCTTTCGCTGGGCCGGTTCGAGATGAAGAAACGCTAG
- a CDS encoding c-type cytochrome, translating into MAKPVEQESLKVPFFALSVLMLLIASWSLLDEFVLRRDWKVYQREFKTLELDRAARELEETRKALIHGEFPESWPEEEIEKARQFPPLAEIEKELAAAWAKVDRSRLSKIESSITATQRREYLANIEFQNAKSEDLEWWYHFTHALDLGDAKGLEHARKRLDEIAAAIERTGGILRGIRAELEKLAAERAEIMSDVDKWQQMHVRVSDRIGEVQSRYDRIHRRSKGVFWWFFGDDDVVQYVIRGTRLNEFNEQQYAVDRCSTCHYAIDKLGWEKEEKKLFRSHPHMEAIFGDHPPEQFGCTSCHQGQGYALEPVDEAHGTIHYWDWPLLGRKRLPDGYHYDSHYDPTMVQSSCVKCHKTELQVASRAPDPWTGIPYQKYIDYAQELNNGRESFEKLGCWGCHQAKGFEVLDELGHKPGPSLTRIQAKTTPEWLYAWIKDPHKILPKTRMPYFQDYGADPASPDYEEQREYEIKSLVAFIWSQADDAYPAKNSDNRAESWFTAGSAGKGEKLFDSIGCKACHVATSDFANARPAGYYDRDSPFYKEFDSAPNLYTVGSKVNAKWLYHWLKNPSGYSHETAMPSLRLSDDEARDLTTFLMGKREMEFPAVDGLAEALSNEEMIAKGEWIVRNYGCFGCHTIKGFENEQKVAPELTEFALKGAHELAFGPATQVERTWESWFLGKVQNPRGYRDERNLQKMPQFGYNPETGEHGFTDDQAHRLMVLVKGFTNIRVTGQWQAGGTARQQAIDEGQRLVEYYNCKACHIVDRRGGRVLGYYEDNQRLGPPDLTFLGAKVQADWLTRFLLNPFEVRPWLEIRMPTFGWQEGEHFKVVNYFSGVAGDLANLTPTEVGPLDPASVALGKQVFERNACTSCHQVNPKIVKGQVGQLAPDLRIAWEKLKPDWVQRFARNPMHMYPGIVMPSFWSFPQTEDGLTIYDPARASPDEAEQIIQNWKEIKGVSDWLLVYGREAQVKGAVGSTFNANLAAARAGQLPPAAYQPVTGIPGQEPSYGPSGEAGGDEGGDDGFGF; encoded by the coding sequence GTGGCAAAGCCGGTTGAACAAGAGTCGCTGAAAGTACCGTTCTTCGCGTTGTCGGTGCTGATGCTGCTGATCGCATCGTGGTCGCTGCTGGACGAGTTCGTCCTGCGCCGGGACTGGAAGGTCTACCAGCGCGAGTTCAAGACGCTCGAACTGGACCGCGCGGCCAGGGAACTGGAAGAAACCCGCAAGGCCCTGATCCACGGCGAGTTCCCCGAAAGCTGGCCCGAGGAAGAGATCGAAAAGGCCAGGCAGTTCCCGCCGCTCGCCGAAATCGAGAAGGAACTGGCCGCCGCATGGGCCAAGGTCGATCGCAGCCGTCTCTCGAAGATCGAAAGCAGCATTACGGCGACCCAGCGCCGGGAGTATCTGGCCAATATCGAGTTCCAGAACGCCAAGTCCGAGGATCTGGAATGGTGGTACCACTTCACGCACGCTCTTGATCTGGGTGACGCCAAGGGCCTTGAGCATGCCCGCAAGCGTCTGGACGAGATCGCCGCTGCGATTGAGCGGACGGGCGGCATCCTGCGGGGCATCCGCGCCGAGCTTGAAAAGCTCGCTGCCGAGCGTGCCGAAATCATGTCTGATGTGGACAAGTGGCAGCAGATGCATGTTCGCGTGAGCGACCGGATCGGCGAGGTCCAGTCGCGTTACGACCGCATTCACCGCCGTTCGAAGGGGGTCTTCTGGTGGTTCTTCGGCGATGACGACGTCGTCCAGTACGTAATCCGCGGGACGCGGCTCAACGAGTTTAACGAGCAGCAGTATGCCGTGGACCGGTGCTCGACCTGCCACTACGCCATTGACAAGCTGGGCTGGGAGAAGGAAGAGAAGAAACTCTTCCGGTCGCACCCGCACATGGAAGCGATCTTCGGTGATCATCCGCCCGAGCAGTTCGGCTGCACCTCCTGCCACCAGGGACAGGGTTATGCTCTGGAGCCGGTGGACGAGGCTCATGGCACGATTCACTACTGGGACTGGCCGCTGCTTGGCCGCAAGCGGCTGCCTGACGGGTACCACTACGATTCCCACTATGACCCGACGATGGTCCAGTCGTCGTGTGTCAAGTGCCACAAGACCGAGCTCCAGGTCGCCAGCCGTGCGCCCGATCCATGGACCGGCATTCCGTACCAGAAATACATTGATTACGCCCAGGAGCTGAACAACGGACGCGAGTCGTTCGAGAAGCTGGGCTGCTGGGGTTGCCACCAGGCGAAGGGGTTCGAGGTTCTTGATGAACTGGGCCACAAGCCGGGGCCGAGCCTGACCCGTATTCAGGCCAAGACGACGCCCGAATGGCTGTATGCCTGGATCAAGGATCCCCACAAGATCCTGCCCAAGACGCGGATGCCCTACTTCCAGGATTACGGCGCCGATCCCGCATCGCCTGATTACGAGGAACAGCGCGAGTACGAGATCAAGTCGCTGGTGGCGTTCATCTGGAGCCAGGCTGACGATGCCTACCCGGCCAAAAACAGCGACAATCGCGCAGAGTCATGGTTCACGGCTGGCAGTGCGGGCAAGGGCGAGAAGCTGTTTGATTCCATTGGCTGCAAGGCCTGCCATGTGGCGACCTCCGACTTCGCCAATGCGCGCCCGGCCGGGTACTACGATCGGGACAGCCCCTTCTACAAGGAGTTTGACAGCGCGCCGAACCTCTACACGGTCGGGAGCAAGGTCAACGCCAAGTGGCTCTATCACTGGCTCAAGAACCCGTCAGGCTATTCGCACGAAACGGCCATGCCGTCGCTGCGGCTTTCCGACGACGAGGCCCGGGATCTCACCACGTTCCTGATGGGCAAGCGCGAGATGGAGTTCCCGGCAGTGGACGGCCTTGCCGAGGCGCTGTCGAACGAGGAGATGATCGCCAAGGGCGAGTGGATCGTCCGGAATTACGGCTGCTTCGGCTGCCACACGATCAAGGGTTTCGAGAACGAGCAGAAGGTCGCGCCGGAACTGACCGAGTTTGCGCTCAAGGGCGCGCACGAGCTGGCGTTCGGACCGGCGACCCAGGTCGAGCGGACTTGGGAATCCTGGTTCCTCGGGAAGGTCCAGAACCCCCGTGGTTACCGTGACGAGCGGAACCTCCAGAAGATGCCGCAGTTCGGCTACAACCCGGAGACTGGCGAGCACGGATTTACGGACGATCAGGCCCACCGCCTGATGGTGCTGGTCAAGGGTTTCACCAATATCCGGGTCACCGGTCAGTGGCAGGCCGGCGGCACGGCCCGGCAGCAGGCGATCGACGAGGGCCAGCGGCTGGTCGAGTATTACAACTGCAAGGCCTGTCATATCGTGGACCGCCGTGGCGGCCGTGTGCTGGGGTACTATGAGGATAACCAGCGGCTCGGCCCGCCGGACCTCACCTTCCTCGGCGCCAAGGTCCAGGCGGACTGGCTGACCAGGTTCCTGCTGAATCCGTTTGAAGTCCGCCCGTGGCTGGAGATCCGGATGCCGACGTTCGGCTGGCAGGAGGGCGAGCACTTCAAGGTGGTCAACTATTTCAGCGGTGTTGCAGGCGATCTGGCCAACCTGACGCCAACCGAAGTGGGCCCGCTCGATCCGGCGAGCGTGGCGCTCGGCAAGCAGGTGTTCGAGCGGAACGCCTGCACGAGCTGCCACCAGGTCAATCCCAAGATCGTGAAGGGGCAGGTGGGACAGCTCGCTCCCGACCTCCGGATCGCCTGGGAGAAACTCAAGCCCGACTGGGTCCAGCGGTTCGCCCGGAACCCGATGCACATGTACCCGGGTATCGTGATGCCCTCGTTCTGGTCGTTCCCCCAGACTGAGGACGGACTCACCATCTATGACCCGGCCAGGGCCAGCCCGGATGAAGCCGAGCAGATCATCCAGAACTGGAAGGAAATAAAGGGTGTTTCCGACTGGCTGCTGGTCTACGGGCGCGAGGCCCAGGTCAAGGGCGCCGTCGGTTCGACATTCAATGCGAACCTGGCCGCCGCCCGCGCCGGGCAGCTTCCGCCAGCTGCCTATCAGCCGGTTACGGGTATTCCCGGCCAGGAACCCTCCTACGGTCCGTCCGGTGAGGCAGGCGGCGATGAAGGCGGAGACGACGGGTTCGGGTTCTAG
- the dacB gene encoding D-alanyl-D-alanine carboxypeptidase/D-alanyl-D-alanine-endopeptidase — protein MRKVLLPAAITVALLVSGVSLAQESPKPVAVPEPNWTEVARKEFSGKPIGQTRWSFYAEELPTGRVLACAQCDEMRIPASTLKLLTGAAALDRLGLGYQWETKLFADKPASKRKIEGNLYLKGYGDPALITERLLLIAADIRNRLFQEVTGDLVVDATYFDNELLNPAWGAMADNSDRSYVAATSAVSINFNSFTGVAVPGEKMGDPALVYMEPVTRFVRVDSTATTGGPRAPLTLVASRIGTAARPVMQVKGSIPSSLAAKRFYKQVPDPALYAGHLLKEFLEREGVKFGGTVRVAATPEGAQIVQTFTGPPLSEVIRYLNKHSNNFVAEMLLKTLGAQQKGEPGTTAKGLEVVKEFAADIGLNPGQVEIYDGSGLARKNQMTARQLGKVLDWVFHNAEIFPEYAASLPVAQTDGTIRRRLRNPKVAQRIRGKTGLLDGVTTLAGYMFPLGSKPIGYVFFVNGPGALGDIEAQQDRLMMQMMDFYTLEQAP, from the coding sequence ATGAGAAAGGTTCTTCTTCCTGCTGCCATAACCGTTGCGCTTCTTGTCTCAGGCGTCAGTCTTGCCCAGGAAAGCCCAAAACCGGTTGCCGTTCCCGAGCCCAACTGGACCGAAGTCGCCCGGAAGGAGTTCAGCGGGAAACCCATCGGACAGACCCGCTGGAGCTTTTACGCCGAGGAACTCCCCACTGGCCGTGTGCTCGCCTGCGCCCAGTGCGATGAAATGCGGATTCCGGCCTCGACCCTGAAGCTGCTGACAGGTGCGGCGGCGCTGGACCGCCTCGGTCTCGGCTACCAGTGGGAAACGAAGCTCTTTGCTGACAAGCCGGCAAGCAAAAGGAAAATCGAGGGGAACCTTTACCTCAAGGGTTACGGTGACCCGGCCCTGATTACCGAGCGCCTGCTCCTCATTGCCGCCGACATCCGGAACCGCCTTTTTCAGGAGGTCACGGGCGATCTGGTCGTGGATGCGACCTATTTCGATAACGAGCTGCTGAACCCAGCCTGGGGAGCGATGGCCGACAACAGCGACCGGAGCTACGTGGCCGCGACATCGGCCGTCAGCATCAATTTCAACAGTTTCACGGGTGTCGCCGTTCCGGGTGAAAAAATGGGCGATCCGGCCCTCGTCTACATGGAACCGGTCACCCGGTTCGTCCGGGTAGACAGCACTGCAACCACCGGCGGCCCCAGGGCTCCCCTGACGCTGGTCGCCAGCCGCATCGGCACGGCCGCCAGACCAGTCATGCAGGTGAAAGGCTCCATTCCGTCAAGCCTCGCGGCCAAGCGTTTCTACAAGCAGGTGCCCGACCCGGCTCTCTACGCAGGCCATCTGCTCAAGGAGTTCCTGGAGCGCGAGGGCGTGAAGTTTGGCGGCACGGTACGGGTGGCAGCGACGCCGGAGGGCGCTCAGATAGTCCAGACGTTCACCGGTCCGCCGCTTTCCGAGGTCATCCGCTACCTGAACAAGCACTCGAACAACTTTGTTGCGGAGATGCTGCTCAAGACACTGGGGGCCCAGCAGAAGGGCGAGCCCGGCACCACGGCCAAGGGGCTGGAAGTGGTGAAGGAGTTCGCCGCCGATATCGGCCTCAATCCGGGTCAGGTGGAGATTTACGACGGCTCCGGGCTCGCCCGGAAGAACCAGATGACCGCCCGGCAGCTCGGGAAGGTTCTGGACTGGGTGTTTCACAACGCGGAGATATTCCCCGAATACGCGGCCTCGCTGCCGGTGGCCCAGACAGACGGCACCATCCGCCGCCGGCTGAGAAACCCCAAGGTCGCGCAGCGTATCCGGGGCAAGACGGGGCTGCTTGATGGGGTGACGACCCTCGCCGGTTACATGTTCCCGCTGGGGTCAAAGCCCATCGGATACGTCTTTTTCGTCAACGGCCCCGGCGCGCTCGGCGACATCGAAGCCCAGCAGGACCGCCTGATGATGCAGATGATGGACTTCTACACGCTGGAGCAGGCGCCCTGA
- a CDS encoding ferritin-like domain-containing protein, protein MTPPETAAQELPLHEEIERVLSKYDTLYNWNYEVQVRELRELYEKAKRDQWESGETLKWDTSVDPESENNPDAMHALYNTDIWRRLSEKEIRKLRHHSGSWSLSQFLHGEQGALLTASQLVTAVPSIDAKFYASTQVMDEARHVEVFARYLNEKYELTYPISPHLKKLLDSILTESRWDFKYVGMQILVEGLALAAFQMTYNFTREPLVKDLTHYVMKDESRHVAFGVLSLKGYYDDMAASELRDREDWIYEACILMRDRFLMQEVWETLGYPKEECLEHMLNSPAMKEFRKILFSKIVPNLKRVGLLTPKLRERFRELDILKFEDWEATA, encoded by the coding sequence ATGACGCCTCCGGAAACCGCTGCCCAGGAACTGCCGCTTCACGAGGAGATCGAGCGGGTTCTCAGCAAGTACGACACCCTTTACAACTGGAACTACGAGGTCCAGGTGCGTGAGCTGCGCGAACTTTATGAAAAGGCCAAGCGCGACCAGTGGGAGTCGGGCGAGACGCTCAAGTGGGACACCAGCGTCGATCCCGAGTCCGAGAACAATCCCGACGCCATGCATGCGCTCTACAATACCGACATCTGGCGCAGGCTGTCGGAAAAGGAGATCCGCAAGCTCCGCCACCACTCGGGTTCATGGTCGCTTTCGCAGTTTTTGCACGGGGAGCAGGGCGCGCTGCTGACGGCTTCCCAGCTCGTTACGGCCGTGCCCAGCATTGACGCCAAGTTCTACGCCTCGACGCAGGTGATGGACGAGGCCCGGCATGTGGAGGTGTTCGCCAGATACCTGAACGAGAAGTACGAACTCACCTACCCCATCTCGCCGCACCTGAAGAAACTGCTCGATTCGATCCTCACCGAGTCCCGGTGGGACTTCAAGTACGTGGGGATGCAGATACTCGTCGAGGGGCTGGCGCTCGCCGCCTTCCAGATGACGTACAACTTCACCCGCGAACCGCTGGTGAAGGATCTCACCCACTACGTGATGAAGGACGAATCCCGCCATGTGGCCTTCGGAGTCCTGTCGCTGAAGGGCTACTACGACGACATGGCGGCGAGCGAGCTGCGCGACCGCGAGGACTGGATCTACGAGGCCTGTATCCTGATGCGCGACCGGTTCCTGATGCAGGAGGTCTGGGAGACGCTGGGATATCCCAAGGAGGAGTGCCTGGAGCACATGCTCAACTCCCCGGCCATGAAGGAGTTCAGGAAAATCCTTTTTTCCAAGATCGTACCGAACCTGAAGCGCGTGGGCCTGCTGACGCCCAAGCTGCGCGAGCGGTTCCGGGAGCTCGACATCCTCAAGTTCGAGGACTGGGAAGCGACGGCCTGA
- a CDS encoding HAD family phosphatase, translating into MAIPDYPQARIVFCDLDNTLYGGTMGIDIARHLLSGLKALKIIPRLTATMAMYLAGRAQMDDFIQASSAAFRGEDKISGYARVREGTRRHCLHKIYVETEAALRLYSGRGVPVVVMGTAPQPAVEMIAEAVGATRAVGTEMEIDAQGRMTDRPIRPVPHGNGKLEIVKKVCGELGIPLSDAVYLGDSPADAAVLSEVGFPICINPRGELNDIARARSWPVHSTSRTRG; encoded by the coding sequence ATGGCCATTCCCGACTACCCGCAGGCCCGGATTGTTTTCTGCGATCTCGATAACACCCTGTATGGCGGCACGATGGGAATCGATATCGCCCGGCACCTGCTGAGCGGCCTGAAGGCGCTGAAGATCATCCCGCGTCTGACCGCGACGATGGCGATGTACCTGGCAGGCCGGGCCCAGATGGACGACTTTATCCAGGCATCCAGCGCCGCCTTCAGGGGCGAGGACAAGATTTCGGGATATGCCCGTGTCCGCGAGGGAACCCGCCGCCATTGCCTGCACAAGATCTACGTGGAAACCGAGGCCGCGCTGCGGCTCTACAGCGGCCGGGGTGTCCCGGTGGTGGTGATGGGGACGGCACCGCAACCTGCCGTCGAGATGATCGCGGAGGCGGTTGGCGCCACCCGGGCCGTTGGGACCGAAATGGAAATAGACGCGCAGGGCCGGATGACCGACCGGCCCATTCGCCCGGTCCCCCACGGCAATGGGAAGCTGGAAATTGTCAAAAAGGTTTGCGGCGAGCTCGGCATACCGCTTTCGGATGCAGTTTATCTGGGCGATTCGCCGGCTGATGCGGCCGTGCTGTCCGAAGTGGGATTCCCGATCTGCATCAATCCGCGCGGAGAGCTGAACGACATCGCCCGCGCGCGTTCATGGCCTGTTCACAGTACCAGCCGTACGAGAGGGTAG
- a CDS encoding sterol desaturase family protein, translating to MKDILAPLLTSPLRDVYAWGLGLFGLAILVEWLWSRKCRPGLYDPADTFANLSLYAGYFLINLVWVPVLLRIYLWAAERPVIQLWTPGWTFGSSSFRWEWLLLFIAEDFCFYWFHRTSHHVGWLWASHITHHSSQHFNLSVALRQTWVPMTAMIFWLPLVFLGFDPLMVLFAQAASLFYQSWLHTQVPLNLGPLEWVLNTPRHHKVHHGENSPYLNRNFGGVLIVWDRLFGSFARETSDPVRFGIGAGRPVNNPVHAAFDEWISWFRRVFRSA from the coding sequence ATGAAAGATATCCTGGCCCCGCTGCTTACAAGCCCCCTGCGTGACGTCTACGCCTGGGGGCTTGGTCTTTTCGGGCTGGCGATACTCGTGGAGTGGCTCTGGAGCCGCAAATGCCGGCCCGGCCTCTACGACCCTGCGGACACCTTTGCCAACCTGTCTCTCTATGCGGGCTACTTCCTGATCAATCTGGTTTGGGTGCCAGTGCTGCTCCGGATCTATCTGTGGGCGGCGGAGCGCCCGGTCATCCAGTTGTGGACACCCGGCTGGACGTTCGGGAGCAGCAGCTTCCGGTGGGAATGGCTGCTCCTGTTCATCGCAGAAGACTTCTGTTTCTACTGGTTTCACCGGACCAGCCATCACGTGGGGTGGCTCTGGGCTTCTCATATTACCCATCATTCGTCGCAGCACTTCAACCTGAGCGTCGCCTTGCGCCAGACCTGGGTTCCCATGACCGCCATGATCTTCTGGCTGCCGCTGGTATTCCTCGGCTTCGACCCCCTGATGGTCCTGTTCGCGCAGGCAGCGAGCCTTTTCTACCAGTCATGGCTCCATACGCAGGTTCCGCTGAATCTGGGCCCGCTGGAATGGGTCCTCAACACCCCCCGGCACCACAAGGTTCACCATGGCGAGAACAGCCCTTACCTGAACCGGAACTTCGGCGGCGTGCTGATCGTCTGGGACCGGCTGTTCGGGAGCTTCGCCCGGGAGACCTCCGACCCGGTCCGTTTCGGGATTGGCGCAGGCCGTCCGGTCAACAATCCGGTTCATGCCGCATTCGATGAGTGGATAAGCTGGTTCCGGCGGGTCTTCAGATCCGCATAG